ATACTAAATGACAGAAGTGTAGTCAAAACTATGACGTTTATTTATTCTTAGTAGATATGAATACAGTTGATGTATTTATATGCGCTGTTTGCAAAACAAGGATGAATCTTGATATTTGCCAGCAAATGAATTAATCATATACACAGTATACTATGTATCATTAAAGAGGTAATATTGATATTGGTGAACACgccaataaatacattttgtcttTGTTCAAAATATAATCTGTGCCATTTTGTTCTTAATATGAAcatatgaatatttcaaaatactgaTTACGAAATACATCTTATTAGTAGGACAGTTGAGCACTGCCATCCAAACTATAATGCATAATTCCCTCATAGGTGGACAATCACATTTTAGCAACGTTTTAtgacaattttcagttttcatacattCTATTAGATATTTAttaaagacctattacatagagttagatcccttttggaaatgtatattttattacttttttattttgaaattacctccattgatatgaaagaatttaaaaggttttaatttcaatatattttattttctagttttatatttgcatttgataaatattggattATTTCAACTTTCATTAACAAAAATGCAAGTTTTTAAACAGCATTTAGCTTCGGAAATCATCGATTTTCAATCTATATTGGTTACGCAGtcgagatagacaaagggagctaacaataattttataaacatgtattgcttattaattttggcaaaatatattcttgttaactttaataaaacagtCCTGATGTTCATATTATTCCCAAAATATGCTTATTTAATtcatacttatgctaaaataaagcATACATTTATAGTTGTCAAAAATCTGATGAACAACCTTTAAAGACGTATTCGCTGGTCAGttgaaatgaaatgtttgatGATCAGATGATTAGTATATCGTAATGGGGCATATGTATGTTGTTACAGTATATCGTGTAAAACAATTACTCAGCACGCGCAAAAAGTTATAGGGATAAAATTATCTCGTAATGTTTCATATCTTAATTGCTCTGTAACAGTATTGGGACTTCTATTTAACAAGTAGTATGCTCTTTAGTCACTTAATTGTGCGTCATCATACTAAACGATATCAAGTATTGTCAttcgtccgtttgtccgtctttccgtcagaCAACAAATACCATATTTATTGGCTGGTTGTATTATCTGATGCAAAATGTCTTCAAATGCGTTGAGATGGTCCTAAAAATCACCCGTAGTTTAGTGTTGATAGTTTATCCGACTTAAACTGGTGATAAGGGCCACGATTTGCGTTTCTCTCAGACACAATTAAACCGAACTTACCAACACTTTACTCGGCtgtgttttatgtaaaaaaacgagtgcatatttcaaATGCAAAGCTAATGATCATTTCATTACATgtgaataataattataacagacGTTTATATGCGGCGGCAGAGATTAAGATAATGTCACAAATTACGCACACAATACGAAATTTGCACATCAATATGAAAAATACCTACGTAATAAGTACAATTGTTCAGTAAAATATTACTCGTacatctaaaataaaaatgaactagCAAAAACCAGGATAAGTGCTGCACTATGTGAAAATCCGTTTGCGTGTTTGACCTTCCACAgagatttgaataaaaaagatgGTTGTTTTTAATACAAGGGTCATGATAACAGTAGCCGCTCGTGTGGTCCAGTCCTGACAAAATCCGCTCGTGTTGAATACAACATCCGAGTAACTATCATCGAAGTTATACATGAACACAGAGCACTTCTGTAATCAGCGACGTGAGAAAGTTTCAGTTTTGTCTTTCGCTATGCCTTGTAATTACCTCACTATCATGTACATGCATATTAATTCACAAAACCGTGAAAGCTTTTCTAAATGATTCAGTTATATTCATGGTTAGGAGCCTACAGTTTGAAACTGATTAAACTCTCTgtttattgaaatgaaatattgaatttgatTAGTGtgtcatatttattaaattaagtGCATTCGCAAAATTATACATAATTGATCTCATAATTTGCAGTGTGTCTATACTGCTGTTATACAAGAAACAAGGTAAACGTTTTCTTTTTcgaatattataattataatataattatgattataaatattaattgtatTTTCACTTAACGAAATggaataattgagccgcgccatgagaaaaccaacatagtggctttgcgaccagcatgaatccagactagcctgcgcatccgcgcagtctggtcaggatccatgctgttcgctaacggtttctctaattgcaatatgctttgaaagcgaacagcatggatcctgaccagactgcgtgttttgaatccatgctggtcacaaagccactatgttggttttctcatgacacggctcatataagtAAAGGTATTCGTACGTTGATAATCATGACAGTTAACGTTTTCATCTTTTAAAACTGCTGAACGTTCAGACTCTGAGTTATCCGTTGTGGTGAAACCAAGATAACATGTCCAATTCAGTTTCTTTCtaattatatatgatttcaaatgataaaaagaaatatcaaacataAGCATGTCATAAAGTTTGTATGTTTTCTCATGCTATTTTTTAATAGAACTATGGATGTCTTTCATAGATTCTTGTTTTATATTCCAAagaatagatataaatatactgAACACATGTTCACCAACAACAACCAGATATACCTTAATTATGGTTTGCACTACTAGGAAGCCATGCATCTAACCGGGCGGCGACATTTCACGTGTGCTGCAGTGACAATTTGTGTAGACTAACTTTTAGGTAACCTCATTGGTACATCGATAATTATAAcatctgtattttattttatttacttcatttCAGTGAAGTAAAATACATTAATATAAACAAAACCTAGGAAACGTTTTTGTTTAAATGATTGTGTTTTATAAGTTTCCATCTTCCTAGAAGTTCAAAATTCACCACAATATTTATCTTGTGAAACGTTATACAAGCGAAAGCGACCGCGTCCATACACAAACAGTTCTGTGACATTAAGGGAGAGATCATAGTatacatgtttgaaaattaatgcACATACATGTAGACAACACACCAAGATATTCAGAATATTGTACACAAGTAAcatcaaattaacaaaaaaatcacaACACTTTGTAAAACAGCTAACAAGATGAATACATAATAgtaaaaatgaacagaaaacaaAAGTGTGTGGGATAGTAACATGCATTAATGTTCAATGATTCTTTTTAAACATATCTGGTCCATATCCTTAATCAGCGTGTTTGTTTGCCATTGCTCCTTGAGTTCAGAAGTAAATACTTTTGTTTGGCGATATTTTGGTTATCATCATCACGATGTCTTTCATATTCTTTTCCCTTTGCGGTCTACTCCATTGAATAAGAACGAAATAAGaaacactgaaataaaattattttaacattgatcttcatgtgatattttattaaatgttataaattcaagCTGACTTAACATATACAcatcgtttgttttgttttatgatataGTCAATTGAAAGTGAAACAATATGATTGTAGATAGTGTTTCATTGTCTTGGACTTGTTGTGCACACACATTCCAActtttatgcttccaaatgatctccTTATGATTAAATCTACATTAGATTTATTCCGTGACTAGAGTTACAAATACACAGCATCATCATATCATGTGTGATATTTACCAGACATTATACCAGAATGAATCAATACTTTACTTGTccaataaagaaatatatttaacatattaCTTTTCAATGCCCTAAAATTGTCGAATTCGTCATTTGTACATAATAACGAGTGACTTAATGTCTATTATTTTGTgtgtaaatagaaaaaaacaaatacaggGATTTTGACTTTTACAAACCTAAAGCTCCAAGTCCGGCTGCCATATAAAACAACCCATGCCATCCAATCACTGCCTTTAACGACGTTCCGAAAAGACTGCCTAGTATGCTGACCAAAGACTGCGAAATTAAgaattttacatgtttacatttgtatgtttaactaaacatatcaaaattatttcagtttaataaatatatagattttttaagaAGGTTTGCACTTTTTGTTACGCTTAGTGACTTGCCAAAACTAAGATAGTAATTATGGTTGGtgcatttttgcaaaaataaaaggCCAAACTGAACacggatttttttttgtaatttgtcaCAACGGCACAACTTGGTAATTATCGTTTCAGGCACTGGTTAGTACCTGGTGGGTAGAACAACCAATCTCCCGTGAGCTAACTTCTTCacagcttcttcacatgaaatatTTCTACACCACAAGCGGTGTTTGAAGCTACAGAGATGAGGGGCATGTGATCAAAAAACAGCAGGAGTCAAACATTTATACCTAAAGCTAGCTTTTGCCTTCGTGGTTCGTTATAAATGCAATAACAGTTTTAGATACTCAATTATGAAATGATTACCAGTTCCGTATAAATGATCCCGTAGTTGATAGCCATGTGTTGTGGACCCAGAAGTTTAGCAAGCGTTGCTGGCATAATGGACCAAATTCCACAGAAGAAGAAATACAAAGCACAAATCCACACCAAAAACAGGTACTTCGGCAAATATTCGGTAAGAAGTAGTGTAGCAAGTAGAATTACAAATCCCCCAGATACACAACGGATTGCAACTTTAGAAAGTatcaatgaaataataaaaacacaaacgTTTATCAAAGTGTTAACAAAAATGCAACTTTTGAATTTACTTTGAACAAAATAGAATATTTGTAACAGGCACATTCTAACTAATTAACAGTAGTAAAATTAAATTACAAAAGATGGACGACAGAGTTAGCGAAAGggtaaatgttattttgtaattcaaATAAAAGTCTGTACATGTACACGAttttcaaaatcaccaatttcgAGTAAAATGTGTTGTGTCATTTATGTTCATGTTTTAGATATTAATACAGCTGTCAATCATGCGGTTTGTACATTGTATCTGCAAACCTTTCTACAGCGGAAACAGACAATAAGGGTACTTCAGGATATATGTTATTGCACGTTATCATACAagtttatgataaatatttattattgcatATATGtacttttcagtaaaaaaaatattcaaagttagcagtttaaaaatatacttcaaaTGTTATTCTTCTTCAATAACTTCTACGTTCACTGTTATAGAGTTCCAAATAGATTATTCTGTTGGTATATTAAAAAAACAGACATTCATCTGCAACAACGGACGATTGAAATCCTGCTGCAGCGCGAATAAAGTTAAGCGTATCCACAGAAACATGCAACTGGCCTTTACCACAGAATGAGATGGTAATTTGTGAAAGGGGCGATATTTTaatcttattcttttttaaaatgttgactTCTTCAATATTTGAACGcaagtgtatatatgtatataaaatgaaactttgaagTTTTCATAATAAACCTGTGTGATGATATAcgtaaaactttataaaagaaCATAGACATATGAAAGGATAACAGATATTATGAAAATCTGTACAAGTCTGTACAAGTCACGTCAAAACATACCCTGAAGCCTGTTTTGTCCATAACAGCTCCCCAGATCGGACGTCCAATGCAATTAAATACGGCAGCCAATGAGCCTACTAATGCTAGAAAGTGGTCATCATCTATAAATGTAAGCCCATAAGCCTGAAATCAGTATTGTAAAACAAGGGTTTATCAATTGATAATTTCACAGTTTTGTTTCCGTCAAACATCACAAAATCTAAATATTTGCAATTTGCAAACAGAAGCGCTACAAACAATGTcacaaatacacaatgtacacaacCTAATTTTCGTCAAGGAAGAGTTGTAAGTTTATATTTTAGAATTTCTATACCTTGTAAAGGCCATTTATAAACTGCATGCCTCCGTTCATCAGCATTATTGTCAGCCATACTACATAGAAACTGCGGCATCTTAGAGCAAACTTAATTGCTTCCATAATACTAAGTTCTTTGGGAATACtgtaaaattaagatatttttaatatAGACTTAGATAAATAAAATCAGACGATACACATACATTGTATATTACGTGAAATTCGGGGGAGGCAAAGTAAAAGTGGTCTTAGCTCATACTGATAAAGGAGCATTTAGATCAATTTCATCTTCATTAATCAACATGCACCTTTTTGTAAGAGTGTTCAGCTGCGTTGATTAATTGAAATACCCTtggaatatttcaaaatatatggtacaacttttcttttcttttttctaagaGCGAAAACTTCACAATGAAAACAATAAGTGTTAAAATGGATTATTTCTGTAAACATGACATAATCTAATATTATTTGTCATCTAAATACACTGCGTATATGGCATTGAAgctaattaaaaatatttgggtttttttccaaTACAAATAAATGTGcatgttgtaaatgaatgagaAAGATAGCTTATGTTTGCATCAAAGTGACATAATTTGAGAGTTTTGTTGTTTTGGTACAGgaaaaattataatataacacGGACTCAACAAAAATATGATACTTTCGTGTTTTCACCTGTCTTCTGTTGACACCTCTTTATTTTCGTATTCCATCGTGTTATCAGGAAGTGCAGTTGCACTTGGTGCAAAGCTCTGCTCCGTGCGTTCATCGTGTTTGTATCCCAAGTTGTCATGAACAACTGCAACTTGTCCACTGACTTCGTGTGAAACGTCTTCTTTGCTTTTATAACTTTTAAGTTCTACAGGTAACTTGTCAGACTTAGACTTTGATATTTCCCCAAAATCAGAATTTACCtttacaaagataaaataaacattctcTTTTAGAGTTTTATGCGTTACCAATGATACTTTcaaatttgtaaatgaatatataaattacGTTAGTCGAAAGAAGTTTAGCTGATGATTGAACTGTTGCAAATGATTAAACAGTTGCAAAACAAAAAGAGTTGCGATAAACACAGTTAGAATCGGTGAAAGACATATGTTGTTCAAACTGACAAAAATTAAACATTACTACTCACATTGCTGCAGTAATACTTATTAGTGAAACATATTAACAGTAACTTCGAAAGGCAGTTGATATCCATTATTTGTGGGTTGGCGCATTTTTTAAACCAGTCAATATATGGATGCAAAAGTCGTTCGTAAGGAAAAAAAGCATTGTagatatgattttttaaaaaataaataacgaATGAACATTGCATTCGTAGATCTATTGtgtaattacaaaattaaaattttcaacgCCGTTTCCGCAAACTGTCTGTGCAAATTTCATGTTGCCTCAAATCTTAAAAGGTCTAGCTAAATACAGATACAATGCATAATAAAGATgtttgaaaaccatttttgagTCACTGGGATCGGGTGTTGATCGGGTGTTGACTTACCAATGTTTGAGCTTTCACAGGAATGTATGGAGAATATTGTGTGAAACAATTGTATTACTTGACTTATTCGGAATGTCCAGTGTCTCATGTTCGAGTAATTGAGATTTTTCTGTATCAAAATTGTAAGATGTATAGAAGATTTAAGCACATTTTAAGAGCATGTTGTGCAACTCATATTAATGCAGCATTTTTCTAGTGTACCATTTAATTTTACAGACTAAAGGTAATCGTACCGTTCGTAAAACTCGCAAATTAAAAGAGAGAAAGGATTGTGTGGCTAATAATTCTAAAGCGCTTGTATTCGCTTAACATATCATCTCATATAAAATATGGGATAATGCAGTTCTGCTTATTGGTTGCtaactgaataaaatatattatgttgGTCAGACCTGTTGATTATTTGGAGGTGGGTCTGACAAACATGCGATACCAATAAGCTGTAGACCAAAGTAAGTTGCACCGAGGACAAGAAAGCAAGTCGGTACTCTACCAAGTAACTCTGGTTGGGTGAAATATCTGTCAAATGGAAAACACAATAAGCaatacagttgaacctgctttttcttaaataaacatatgTCCTATGATATGGCGAAATCAAATGAATAGGTTTgtatgcttgtttttgagatatttgcccttAATTTAAGTGattcgcacatttcaagctggttttaagccattatttggaattattaaacgtgtcagatgttttaataataCCTTACCTACCACCATCTTCTGTAGTTAAGTCAGGAGATAGATTATCTGGATTGATATATCCTGTTATGACTTGGTTAAATATGAGGGAGCCACCACCAGTTCCACTGACGATTATCCCTGCAGCCAGTGTGGAATGTTCAGGAAGCCACTGTAAACAagagtttcaagagtttattttataaacaaccaGAAGGTCATAAGACCCATGAGGCAACATTTACATGATAATAATATGGCGTACAATTGCACATGAAGTGTTCAATATAATACAAAGTTGtaataatatttccaaaatacgAAATAGCAATGGCTAATGAAGACAATAGCAGAAAGTTATATCAAAGCTAGCActgtcattaataaaaatcagctaaacaGAAAACGTATAGTTTCCCTTAGACcatattataaattgcacttgtcattactaataaaatcatacgtttacatatatatatataccgtgcATAGTTATTCTTGCATCTTTTTTATAGAACATGACCATACTAAATATCACAAATCAATAGCCAATCAAGTGATACAATTATTATACAAAGGGAGGGAATGAGCAGACTGAGACTTGAAATTCTGTTCCCCTGtacaacaaaatatttactttcattGCCGGTATGATACACTTACATGgatatattatatcatttttatacatCTATCTAATTACACAAccgatttaattttgaaatggttttatacaacaacaaagaaactttAGCATTATAAATGTCATTCCCATTAATAAATAGCGATGAAATTGTGCATCCACTGTTGTCTTCCTTGGATAGCTCAAGGTTGACCACTGGAGCATCATAATGTTTTGGAACATTTGCTAGTTAAATATACTAAGATATTGATAAGAAAAATGTGTCGGTGTCCACTTTAATGTCTATCTTgtccgaaaaaaaaatgacaaggttGACAAGTGGATTGCGATCACATGGTTGTTGTATAGAAACTTCCCCTACACATATACGGAAACATGCATGGGACATTAATACTTAAAACTAAGTTACAAATAGATCAGCATGTAATCGAGCCCTAATATCATGTACTATATTGCTGCATAGTTTGCTGtatgacatatataattttatgatattgcaTCACTTGTTATAACGTAATGTACTGGGATAAATAAGGTATTAATGGtaatttccatttatatacaataaaaacgGTACGCACCAAAccaaaatgtgtaataaaaatgtatacgaTGTACTGATAATTTAAAGCTCTGTCAAGATATTTGGAATGTACATATCATTCAACTAGCCTCATAAGTCTATACATCAGTGATAtatgtcaacattttattattattgtctgGCATTGTATGATGCATTCGATCTGATTTTAAATGCCTTTTCTATGTAACACGCTAGACGCTTAACCGTTcttgcattttctgaatttatcAGTTCTATGAACTTGTACATATTGGGAGATCTCCAGTAATAAAGTGGTATTAATTGTCTCCTTAAATCATTGTATAATCTACATTGTATCACAAAATTATATTCATCCTCTAAAGCATCACACTCTGAACATTTACGATCATTAACAGGTATACTTGGCTGATTCCATCTGCCAGTTTCAATAGATAATCTATGTGATGACATACGTAAACGTGACATACTAACACAAAATTTCTTAATGACAACTGAACATAAGTATGGTTGAAATTGAAAATTAGCAATATGTCTATAGAAGAGTGCTCTAGACGACTCATTCAATCTACCTTGCCAATTTTGGACGAATTGGTCTTTAATTCTTTGCTAACattacatagaaatatatcaacatttcCCACCGTTTGGAACAACCATGCATCAATAAAACCAAGCTCACATAGTAGATTTTTTACCAGTAAACACCAGCTTTTTCTATTTGGATTTTGCAATGCATCATTCTATAACATGTTATAAACGTTTCTGATATATTTATGATCAGATGTATGTAATATCTTGATCCAgaatttaattatattaaaatatcttaagTTTTGTAGAGGCATTCTGCCTAATTCAccataaacaaaatcattttgagCAGTTTTCTTAACACCTAACAATCGTTTGCAGAATTGTAAGTGTACTCTCTCTAACGTTTTTCCGTGATGAAAACCCCATCCGAACAATAACTAAGAATAGGCAACACAAGCTTATCGAATAATTCTAACTTATGTTTAATAGATATATTGgtgaatttatataaatatttgttcattttaaagataGCTTTTAAAGCCTGACCAGCTAGAGTATTTTGTGCGTCTGTAAAACAACAATCATATAGCATGTTAAGACTGTTTTGAAGCTCATTTCTACTATTAGCAAAAATTACAATATCGTCTGCATATAaaatcaagaacattttaaaagtgtCAACATCAATACCATCTAAATTACTGGTTGCATACATATCTTCAATATCGTTTAAAAACATAGCAAAAAGAAAGGGAGACAAACACTCCCCTTGTCTTACACCTAATTGACATTCGAAACTATCACTTAACTGGTTCATATACTTAACTCTTGATTTAACACTGGAATACATTGCTCTCATTATATTCAGAATATTTCCTCTTATACTTAACTTGATTAATTTTGACCACAAACAGTCTCTATTAACATAATCAACATGTAAATACTCTCTAGTGTTAGTTCACCAATATAACTAATTAATGTTACAGAGATTTGCCTTTACCAAACATTCGTTTGACTAGCCACAATGAGATCCAACAAATATTAGTTATAAAGTtacttatatcatatacataACTGACAAATAAACAATGTCTTTGTGTGTTTAATTGATTGATATACCACACAATGTTTTGCCATGAGGGCACATTTTCATGATCATAAAGAGGTGGCACTTTAGGCTAGATTTTCAACAACCTTAACAACTAATCAAGTGCAGACGCACATATTGCTTATTTCATGATAAcagtattttgacatattttccaGTAAAATGTTGATTTAGTGGATTTACTGTTCTTTTAAATGTTTGGGTATCATCTCTAAATCGTAGAAATACTAGTATTGTGATAAAAACACATTGAAGATTTCCCTTAACCTAACGTCATACTCTGAAATTTTACTTTTCATGGTCACCACATGGTACTCAACGACCGATGTTTTGATTGTAGATAAACTCGCATCTTTCAGAATAGTCTTTTGGTTCATAGAAAACAACCAGGTAAAATAACAGAAGTATGTtcttgaaatgtgcaacatccttcGTGCCTCTTGCACTGTCTAAAGCGGAGTAcaatttacggtgttccgtttggacaatcgtgactttttattgaatcctaaaccgcgatgtacgatggtacgatgacgaaacaacgatggtacgatggtgaaaacacgatggcgCGAAGATTacatcgcgatggtgcgatggtacgatggtgaaatgtcgatgtaatatcgcgttttcatcatcgtaccatcgcgttttcaccatcgtatcatcgaaccatcgcgttttcattatcgtaccatcgcgttttcaccatcgtgcaatcgcgttttcatcatcgtaccatcgcattatcaccatcgtaccatcgcgttttcaccatcgtgccatcgcgttttcaccatcgaaccatcgcgttatcaccatcgtaccatcacattttcatcatcgtaccatcgccttccggtggtcatgcgcagtagTACAGTACATGTGtaagtaaaatacaggcttgataaatctcattttcacatttcactgtgcaccttctacatcctaacaaggataagctgagtttgaataatattatGTGACTATTACATCCAgctgtttatttaatttcatgcatacataaaatacaaaggacttggccttgaagattttacacagttttaatgaactgagcactgaccATTTTATAAAACACTTTGCAATACAGCAGAATTTtactggtaaatttcttctcacaaaatacattgagatacattcatctattgttgacaaaaatacaagtgcaaggaactacgcatttctaaccgatttcatcatcgtgccatcgcgttttcaccatcgtaccatcgttgtttcatcatcgtgctatcgcgCCATTGCttttttaccatcgtaccatcgtgaaTCGCGGTTTAGTatcaaataaaaagtcacgattgtccattggcaaacggaacaccgtaacaATTATACCTGCTGGAGTCTTCAATTCCAAagaagcaaaaaaataaaacaacattgaatCTAAATACGAGCAAACCTTTTACGACCAGATCTTGTAGTAAAGAGTTTGCTTTTATTGATATACAAGTTCGTCTCAATAA
The sequence above is a segment of the Mercenaria mercenaria strain notata chromosome 3, MADL_Memer_1, whole genome shotgun sequence genome. Coding sequences within it:
- the LOC123524833 gene encoding uncharacterized protein LOC123524833 isoform X3; this encodes MSLRGRNYCESCTLRTAVVLFGGFLVHLALGAMYTFGNFAPYFISYIRNRTDDTEIRNVDSLWINAAGTIGNCLGLTVGGIFALKFGTRIATFIGAVVFCGSVAASYFTVNDSFIALVLTYGLTGYLGHKLTYGTPVQTAIKWLPEHSTLAAGIIVSGTGGGSLIFNQVITGYINPDNLSPDLTTEDGGRYFTQPELLGRVPTCFLVLGATYFGLQLIGIACLSDPPPNNQQVNSDFGEISKSKSDKLPVELKSYKSKEDVSHEVSGQVAVVHDNLGYKHDERTEQSFAPSATALPDNTMEYENKEVSTEDRLMGLHL
- the LOC123524833 gene encoding uncharacterized protein LOC123524833 isoform X2 — translated: MSLRGRNYCESCTLRTAVVLFGGFLVHLALGAMYTFGNFAPYFISYIRNRTDDTEIRNVDSLWINAAGTIGNCLGLTVGGIFALKFGTRIATFIGAVVFCGSVAASYFTVNDSFIALVLTYGLTGYLGHKLTYGTPVQTAIKWLPEHSTLAAGIIVSGTGGGSLIFNQVITGYINPDNLSPDLTTEDGGRYFTQPELLGRVPTCFLVLGATYFGLQLIGIACLSDPPPNNQQVNSDFGEISKSKSDKLPVELKSYKSKEDVSHEVSGQVAVVHDNLGYKHDERTEQSFAPSATALPDNTMEYENKEVSTEDSIPKELSIMEAIKFALRCRSFYVVWLTIMLMNGGMQFINGLYKMMTTF
- the LOC123524833 gene encoding uncharacterized protein LOC123524833 isoform X1, whose translation is MSLRGRNYCESCTLRTAVVLFGGFLVHLALGAMYTFGNFAPYFISYIRNRTDDTEIRNVDSLWINAAGTIGNCLGLTVGGIFALKFGTRIATFIGAVVFCGSVAASYFTVNDSFIALVLTYGLTGYLGHKLTYGTPVQTAIKWLPEHSTLAAGIIVSGTGGGSLIFNQVITGYINPDNLSPDLTTEDGGRYFTQPELLGRVPTCFLVLGATYFGLQLIGIACLSDPPPNNQQVNSDFGEISKSKSDKLPVELKSYKSKEDVSHEVSGQVAVVHDNLGYKHDERTEQSFAPSATALPDNTMEYENKEVSTEDSIPKELSIMEAIKFALRCRSFYVVWLTIMLMNGGMQFINGLYKAYGLTFIDDDHFLALVGSLAAVFNCIGRPIWGAVMDKTGFRLQSVVYLGDL